The Sulfurimonas aquatica genomic sequence TCAGCCGTTGGAATAATAGTCTCTATAAGTTCTTTCTTATCAACATCTGCAGCCATTATAAAGTTGATGTTTTCATCACTTTCAAGCATTTTAAGACCGGCTTCATGAATATGGTCGCATACTACTACTGTATATTTTTTCATTTAATAATCCTCTTTATACGGCTTAATATTTGCCGAAATTTCATAGTTCTTTAGTTCTTTTACTAAGTTTTGTAATTTATCAACATTTTGTGAATAAATAAATAAATCTACATTTATCTTATCTTTTTTAAGATAATATTTAAGTTTATGTCTTTTTAGTTCCTCTTTCAAACAAAAAAGCTGATAAGGATCCAATATTTTTGCAGACAACTGGTATGTAATAGTTTTAGTTATTTTTTCTTTTAAATCAACTTTTACATAAACTTCATTTACAGGATAAAAGTAGCCAAGTCTTTGAGACTTTGAAAATTTATCTAACCAATTTTTTTCTGGTATTTTTTCATCTGTTTTATGTTCAAGTACTAATGGTTCACTCTCTAAAAAAACATCTTGTGAGTTTATAGATATAAGAAAGAAGATTATAAAAACAGCAACTCCTAAAGCGATAATAGGAGTAAGCCATTTTAAAATCTTTTGCATTCAGGAATGCTTATTGAAATTTATCTTTTATTAAATCACCTAAAGAGTGTGATTCATTATCATTAATTTCTTCAAGCATTTCTTGATTTTTAATGTAATCTAATTTTTTAACAGATAGACGGATACGATCACGTTGTGTATCTATGTTAGCGATTGCTGCTTCAATTTCTTGACCAGCTTCTAGCTCTTCTTTTACAAGTGGAGCTAAATCTTCATCACGAATAAGCGCGTCAACGCCATCTTCTAAAGATACAAAAACACCGAAGTCTTTGATATCACGGATAGTACCAGTTACAACAGTGTTAACTTTGTTATTTGTTGCAAACTTATCTATTGGTGACTCTAAAAGAGTTTTACGATTTAAAGATATTTTTTGATCTTCAGAGTTGATTTTAGCAATTTTAACTTCAACTTCATCACCTGATTTTAAAACATCTTTTGCTTTTGTATTTTTATCCCATGAGATATCTTGGTTATGTAAAAGACCTTCAACACCATCAATACGAACAAATGCACCAAAGTCAGTAAGTGAAGTTACAGTACCAGTAACTATGTCACCTTCATTGTAGTTCTTTAAGAACTCATCAAATGGTTTTGGTAATAATCTCTTAAGTGAAACACGAAGCTTATGTGTTTTAGAGTTAATTTCAATAACTTCAACATCAATTTCTTCACCTACAGTTAAATAATCATTTGGATTTTTAACATTTTTGTTCCAAGTAATCTCTGATATATGTAAGAAACCTTCAATATCATTTCCAAGATCAACAAATACACCGTATGCTTCTATATTTGAAACAGTTACAGTAATAGTATCGCCTTCATCTAATTCAGACTCAACTTCAGCCCATGGATCTGGTTGAACTGCTTTGATTGAAAGTGAAAGATGGCGCTTATCTTTATCGTAAGATATTGCCTTAACAGTTACTATATCACCCTCTTTGTAAAGTTTAGATGGATTAACTGGACCTTTATAGCTTATTTCATTATAGTGAACAAGACCATCAACACCACCAACATCTACAAACATACCGTAGCTAGTGATTTTTTTAATAGCACCTTCAACAACAACATCATCTGCCATAAGTTGATCGATGATCTCTTTTTTCTTTTTACGCTCTTCATTGAAAAGTTTTCTACGAGAAACTATTATAGAGTTTTCAGCTGGATCAATCTTCACAACTTGTGCTTTGATTTTACGACCAACAACTTCATCAGTATCTTTAAATGCTGCTAGAGAACGTGGCATAAAGAAAGAAACTGTATCAGCTTCGACTACATAACCACCACGGTTCTTTTTAGTAATAATACCTTCAATAATTAACTCTTCAAAATCATCTTTATTAGCATCAATAAACTCAATAGTTTTTTCTTGCTCTAAAACTTTTTTGTAAGATATTTTAGGACGCTCATTATAGTATCCCATAACCATTACTTTAATCTTATCACCATTAGCAAATATTAATTCACCATCTTCACCACGGATCTCATCAAGACTTAAAATACCTTCAAGCTTATCACCAACACCTACTAAAGCTCTGTTGTCTTCCATCTGGATTTCAACTATCTCGCCTTCTACAATACGACTTGTTTCTTGTTGCTTTTCACTAGCAGCAAACATCTCCGCAAAATTTTCTTCTTCTTCAAATGATTCGTTATCGAACGCCATTACCTATCCTCTGTTACATAAAAATTGTCGTGATTATATCTAAATAATGATTATATAACTATTAAAAAAAGATTAAAACTTATATATAAGATAAGAGGTATAAAAAGAAGTGTTATATATTAACACTTCTTTTTATAGAATTTATAACATTTTGTATAATCCAATCAGGTGTAGAGGCACCTGCCGTTATACCGCAGTACTCTTTATTATTAAACCATGAAGCTTCAATTTCGTTCTCATCTTCAATATGATAACTATCACTACAGTTATCATGCGAGATACTAAAGAGTTGTTTTGTATTTGATGAGTTTTTACCGCCTATAATTATCATAACATCCGCTTTTTTAGAGATATCGTCGACCGCTTCTTGATTTTCAAACGTAGCGTTACAAATAGTATTAAAGACTCTTACTTCTTTA encodes the following:
- a CDS encoding 30S ribosomal protein S1, which translates into the protein MAFDNESFEEEENFAEMFAASEKQQETSRIVEGEIVEIQMEDNRALVGVGDKLEGILSLDEIRGEDGELIFANGDKIKVMVMGYYNERPKISYKKVLEQEKTIEFIDANKDDFEELIIEGIITKKNRGGYVVEADTVSFFMPRSLAAFKDTDEVVGRKIKAQVVKIDPAENSIIVSRRKLFNEERKKKKEIIDQLMADDVVVEGAIKKITSYGMFVDVGGVDGLVHYNEISYKGPVNPSKLYKEGDIVTVKAISYDKDKRHLSLSIKAVQPDPWAEVESELDEGDTITVTVSNIEAYGVFVDLGNDIEGFLHISEITWNKNVKNPNDYLTVGEEIDVEVIEINSKTHKLRVSLKRLLPKPFDEFLKNYNEGDIVTGTVTSLTDFGAFVRIDGVEGLLHNQDISWDKNTKAKDVLKSGDEVEVKIAKINSEDQKISLNRKTLLESPIDKFATNNKVNTVVTGTIRDIKDFGVFVSLEDGVDALIRDEDLAPLVKEELEAGQEIEAAIANIDTQRDRIRLSVKKLDYIKNQEMLEEINDNESHSLGDLIKDKFQ